A DNA window from Mucilaginibacter xinganensis contains the following coding sequences:
- a CDS encoding ImuA family protein, with translation MPDTKKDIINQLRKDILLWEGFKPPEAGNGNIMGLGTIEAAFPNGVFPTGAIHEMVCPTPEQSAATGGFMAGLLSTLMQQGGICLWIGTARKLFPPALMAFDVEPDRVIFIDVKREKDVLWATEEALKCVGLAAVVAELREISFAQSRRLQLAVENSRVTGFILRNDPRKLGSTTCVARWQVMHLPSELEEDLPGVGFPRWQVQLLKVRNGNPGNWQLEWADGHFVTITEKSSVNEMQQLKAG, from the coding sequence ATGCCCGACACTAAAAAGGATATTATTAACCAGCTCCGAAAGGATATTTTGCTTTGGGAAGGCTTTAAGCCGCCCGAAGCAGGTAATGGTAATATTATGGGCTTAGGGACCATTGAAGCGGCTTTTCCAAATGGCGTTTTTCCTACAGGTGCCATTCATGAAATGGTTTGCCCAACGCCTGAGCAATCGGCAGCAACAGGTGGTTTTATGGCTGGTTTGCTATCAACATTAATGCAGCAGGGCGGGATATGCCTGTGGATAGGCACAGCAAGAAAGCTTTTTCCACCAGCTTTAATGGCTTTTGATGTGGAGCCCGACCGGGTGATATTTATTGATGTAAAGCGTGAAAAAGATGTACTGTGGGCCACAGAAGAAGCATTGAAATGCGTGGGGCTTGCTGCGGTGGTTGCTGAACTGCGGGAGATTAGTTTTGCCCAATCACGTCGTTTGCAGCTGGCGGTTGAAAATAGCAGGGTAACAGGCTTTATATTACGTAACGATCCGCGGAAATTAGGTTCAACTACCTGTGTGGCACGCTGGCAGGTAATGCATTTGCCAAGTGAGCTGGAAGAGGATCTGCCCGGCGTAGGCTTTCCGCGCTGGCAGGTGCAACTGCTAAAAGTACGTAACGGAAACCCGGGCAATTGGCAGCTGGAATGGGCGGATGGCCATTTTGTGACCATAACAGAAAAATCCAGCGTAAACGAAATGCAGCAACTTAAAGCCGGCTGA